A single genomic interval of Spinacia oleracea cultivar Varoflay chromosome 6, BTI_SOV_V1, whole genome shotgun sequence harbors:
- the LOC130463242 gene encoding uncharacterized protein: MTRVDGVAQTLVAGDGRVLPLSPTQWKCIFDLPMGGKTVPFDVVDSPALVVKVAKVSRKFTMVNGEGKEMVSLRSVIDALVEEDEDGNVTQLETESGRSEFRTAFLMALLGLVICPSTDGSYMSKPLMQACTVADMSIEYDWCTFAHEWLMTKSSEFAEKFDKAGFVAGCGGCTLFLLIFYLDHLNRPPLSWNEFPRIGVWTTEHVFLARDLDKKETDDYGKLSSLDIAYGEPHPRLARDKITPISQEDEDCEDTRLVNNIMKLITPYLERLEEKIDKLQTARDNTRPFGFPIHDQFHIHSLAHHFADNIQDLDLGLNQPFTSLEKVGSPRIINPTSQRTQTEQQEINKKMAAVDDLLHIDNHHQVSVTDVIGKVANESLQSVLAQRNEECHGNNENDPVNNKELNQDDPLTSKELNEDARDNDEELNEDARDNEEAAAGGGPRRRRSLGHRTHIPSAAVFSGDFVSGTNQRVTGPVNDITAFVKRWKDLRDEAK; encoded by the exons ATGACTAGGGTGGATGGAGTTGCCCAGACCTTGGTTGCAGGTGATGGCAGAGTCTTACCGTTGTCTCCAACACAATGGAAATGCATATTTGATCTCCCAATGGGAGGTAAGACGGTTCCCTTCGACGTGGTTGATAGTCCGGCGTTGGTTGTTAAGGTTGCGAAGGTGTCTCGGAAATTCACAATGGTGAATGGGGAGGGAAAGGAAATGGTTTCTTTACGTTCAGTCATCGATGCGTTAGTCGAAGAGGATGAAGATGGCAACGTCACCCAGCTAGAAACCGAATCGGGCCGTAGCGAATTCCGTACTGCTTTCTTGATGGCGCTCTTGGGTCTGGTCATATGTCCTTCGACTGATGGATCATATATGTCTAAGCCCTTGATGCAAGCGTGTACTGTGGCAGACATGTCAATTGAATATGATTGGTGTACGTTTGCCCATGAGTGGCTTATGACTAAGTCTTCTGAGTTTGCTGAGAAGTTTGACAAAGCTGGGTTCGTGGCGGGATGTGGTGGTTGTACTCTGTTCCTCTTG ATATTCTACCTAGATCATTTGAACAGGCCTCCTCTGTCGTGGAACGAGTTTCCAAGGATAGGAGTTTGGACAACTGAGCATGTCTTCCTGGCTAGGGATTTGGACAAGAAGGAAACTGACGACTACGGAAAGCTATCA TCACTGGACATTGCATATGGGGAACCACATCCCCGACTCGCCAGAGACAAAATTACACCCATCTCGCAGGAAGATGAGGATTGCGAGGATACAAGGCTAGTAAATAAT ATTATGAAGTTGATCACACCTTACCTAGAGAGGCTGGAGGAGAAGATTGATAAGTTGCAAACGGCACGGGACAACACAAGACCCTTTGGCTTTCCCATACATGACCAGTTCCATATCCATTCTCTGGCTCATCATTTTGCTGACAATATACAAGATCTTGATCTTGGTTTGAATCAACCATTCACGTCTCTTGAGAAAGTGGGAAGTCCAAGGATAATCAATCCAACCTCACAAAGAACCCAAACAGAGCAACAAGAGATCAACAAGAAGATGGCCGCTGTCGACGATTTGTTGCACATTGACAATCACCATCAAGTATCAGTTACTGATGTCATTGGCAAAGTTGCAAATGAATCTCTTCAATCCGTATTAGCACAACGTAATGAAGAGTGTCATGGCAATAACGAGAATGATCCTGTGAACAATAAGGAGTTGAATCAGGACGACCCATTGACTAGTAAGGAGTTGAATGAGGATGCGCGTGACAATGATGAGGAGTTGAATGAGGATGCGCGTGACAATGAAGAGGCCGCTGCTGGAGGAGGACCAAGGAGGAGGAGGAGTTTAGGACACCGAACTCATATTCCATCTGCAGCAGTATTTTCGGGAGATTTCGTGTCTGGTACAAACCAAAGGGTCACAGGTCCGGTTAATGACATCACTGCGTTCGTTAAGAGATGGAAAGATTTGAGAGACGAGGCTAAGTAA
- the LOC130462423 gene encoding uncharacterized protein produces the protein MYMKKWAMDYDGKSRRIMLDPTFAMRVITNKDPFEHLAKKHGQPLRDITASQICVIFVPVLDDDHWWCAAFELKEKTIWFMDTMYPNPEEKHKSILKNMIPAIDTMLNVHDPQWELGTMGSWGRQLVELMNNTDNHSCGVLMLGWIKSSAARIVSRYGMENIVVARKALLMEDFLSEFNEAKDEALSAITYT, from the exons ATGTATATGAAAAAGTGGGCAATGGATTACGATGGCAAGAGTCGGAGAATTATGCTTGACCCAACATTTGCG ATGAGGGTAATTACGAATAAGGATCCTTTTGAACATCTGGCAAAGAAGCACGGCCAACCGCTTCGTGACATAACTGCATCCCAGATTTGTGTG ATTTTTGTTCCTGTATTGGACGATGACCATTGGTGGTGTGCTGCATTTGAGTTGAAGGAGAAGACCATATGGTTCATGGATACTATGTACCCCAACCCCGAAGAGAAGCATAAGTCTATTCTGAAAAATATG ATCCCGGCCATCGACACGATGTTAAATGTCCATGACCCCCAGTGGGAACTAGGCACAATGGGTAGTTGGGGAAGACAACTAGTCGAGCTTATGAACAACACCGACAA TCATAGCTGCGGCGTACTAATGTTGGGATGGATAAAGTCATCGGCCGCTCGTATCGTATCAAGATATGGAATG GAAAATATTGTTGTGGCTCGAAAAGCGCTACTAATGGAAGACTTTCTCTCGGAATTTAATGAAGCAAAGGATGAAGCATTGTCAGCAATCACCTATACTTGA
- the LOC130463243 gene encoding uncharacterized protein, whose amino-acid sequence MYRMVAMDEYAGIEYVKLASKMYTSRWKAELGAGRGRSVMLEPGFGVKVQTNEPPQSLVAPFGAPFENLVIREMFVVVVPVLHMYFTLPPHTRWYCVALSMKDKRIWVLDPTSDEPLSEHDRLISHMVMIVSKNI is encoded by the exons ATGTATCGAATGGTAGCAATGGATGAGTATGCGGGGATAGAATACGTCAAATTGGCTAGTAAGATGTATACTAGCAGGTGGAAGGCAGAATTGGGTGCCGGTAGAGGACGAAGTGTAATGCTTGAACCTGGTTTCGGG GTTAAGGTACAAACAAACGAACCCCCTCAGTCTCTTGTAGCCCCATTCGGTGCCCCCTTTGAAAACCTCGTCATTCGGGAAATGTTTGTG GTTGTAGTACCCGTGTTGCACATGTACTTCACACTTCCACCGCACACACGTTGGTATTGTGTTGCATTATCCATGAAGGATAAGCGGATTTGGGTCCTTGATCCTACATCAGACGAGCCTTTGTCTGAGCACGATCGTCTGATTAGCCACATGGTAATGATTGTATCTAAAAACATTTAA